The Calothrix sp. PCC 7507 DNA segment AATTCTGCAGGTTCCTTACCAGTACGGCGACGAATTGCAGTGACAGAGGTGTACTGTTCCAAAGAACCTTGATTTCCACTATTACATTTAGGGCCATTGGGGTTAGAGGTGATTAAACCTAATTCTCCAGCGGCACCTTGATGTCCCACAAATAGTTGCCCATTCAAGATAATGGCTCCACCAACACCAGTTCCCAAGGTCAACAATATCAGATTTTGAAAGGGACGACCAGCACCTAACCAAGCTTCTCCTAAACCTGCACAGTTAGCATCGTTAGCCACAACAGTGGGCTTACTAGTTTTGGCTTCTAACCAATCTGCCAAAGGCACATCAACCCATTCTGGTAAGTTAATAGCAATTTTGGCAATACGTCCTCTAGCGTCAGCAGGGCCGGGAGTCCCCACACCGATCGCTATTGCTTGATCATCTGGATCAATTTGGGCGATCGCATCCACCATAACCGCCAACACCGCCTTTGGTGTGGCTGGTTGGGGAGTCGCCACAGTCAGAGATTGCAGACAAGTACCATCTTGGCTGAATCTTCCCAGCTTCATCGCTGTTCCCCCCAAATCAATACCAATTACCTGAGAATCCACCACTTTCAAATACTCACACCAACACACAAAGGCGTTCCAAAAGCATATTAGCTTTTTTGCGCCTTGTTACCAAATAACTCCGGGTTTTCTGCTTTCTTGGGGGTGATTCGTGAATTAGTCACAGTAGCCACACGAATACTCGATTGTCCTTGTCCAGCTATTACTGGTGTACCCCGTAAGATCCCAGCCAAAGCCACAGAAAGCATGAATCCACCAGCAGCGGCAGCAATTAACGAAATGTTATCTTTCATACAATTTTTTCAGTAATAAATACAACAAAATGTTAGACGATGAAACTGTTGTGTGAAGCCAAGAGTCAGAAGTAATTATTGGGATAATTTCATACTTCATACTTCATACTTCATACTTGATGTTGACTATTTCCGGATACTATTTTGTCGCCGTAAACGAGGATTAACAAATTCATTTAAACCCTCACCAACTAGCGACAATCCAATCACCATCAATGTCATTGCCAAACCGGGGAAAAGCGTAGTCCACCAAATGCCTGTGGGTAGCGCTTCTAGAGCTTGTTTTAAATCGTGTCCCCATTCTGGCACTTCTTCTGGCAATCCTAGCCCTAAAAAGCCCAAACCGCCCAATACTAAAATGGCATCGGCAGCATTGAGGGTAAATAGTACAGGTACACTTTGAATGACGTTAAAAAACAGATATCGAGACAGCACAACCCAAGTTGAAGCTCCCATCGCTTGAGCAGCCTCAATAAACACCTCAGTTTTAACGCTCACAGTGTGGTTACGGACAACCCGATAATATTGGGGTATGTAAGCAATACTAATAGCGATCGCTGCATTTAATATCCCGCGTCCCACCACAAACGCTAGGGTGACGGATAGCAATAGCCCTGGCAGAGTATAGATGCTATCCATCAAAAACAGCAACACCTTATCTAAATTACCACCCAGATAGCCACTGAGCATCCCCAACGGCACACCAATCAACATACTCAGCGCCGTTGCTAAAATCACCACTTGCAAGGCGGCTTGGGCACCAAACAACGTCCGGGAAAAAACATCATATCCCAGGCGGCTTGTACCAAACCAGTGCTTCACAGAAGGTGGTTCATGAATGGGGTTACTCAGGAACTCTTTGGGGTTTTGTAGCCATCCCCAAGCCTGAAATACGGGAGCAAAGAAAGCCAGGAATAAGAACAACAGAGTAATGGCTATCCCAATGAACATCAGTCGCTGGGAAAGATTCGGATTTTTAGCAAAGCGTAAAAATGACGGCAGTTGCCGTTTTGTCATGGCCATGAGCGATCGCCTGCATTGAGCAAGATACGCTGACCATTTTACATATTAGAGAATAGGGAATGGGGAATAGGAAATAGTATTTAAGTACAAATCTCTCGTAAATTAGTATATTTTAATATGCCTGCAAGAGATATTTATCACGATGTTGTGAAGAATGCCTTAATTCAAGAAGGCTGGATAATTACGGATGACCCCCTACGTTTTTAATCCAGAAACTGAGAGAATTACACAATGGATACCTTAGATAATTATCGACCTATTGTCAAAAAGGTGTTATTACCCTACACCCAAATTCCTTATTCCCACGCAGCTATTGAATGTAAAGCAGTCTTTGATAGCGAAAATGATAGCTACTTGCTGTTGCCTAGTGGTTTGTCAATTTTGTTGTGAGGGGTTTTTGGTAGTGCGGGCCGAAAAGCCCGCGTGAGCGAGACGCTCACACTACAGTCCCTCATTTCAACCCTGACAGACTACTAGGCTTCAAAATGAAAAAAATGGGAAATTGGGCATAAGCATATATAGCACTTCTACTTCTGTACCAATGCCCAATGCCCCACTACAGATTACTCTCAATCAACTGGCGATACTCACTCTTTTGCTTAACGCCTTTAACTTCCTTCAAAAGTTCCTGATTTTTGAATAGTTGAATTGTCGGTGTTCCTGTCACACCCGCATTTTCCGCAATTTCGCGGTCTTTGTCGATATCAATTTCTACAAAGTGAATTTTGCCATCAAATTCATCCACCACCTTGTTTAATATCGGCTTGAGAGTATGACAAGGACCGCAGCCAGGAGATACGTATTTGACAAGCAGTACCCGCGTGCTATCGTGGAACAACTTCCGTAAAGCATAACCGCCTTCATGGCGCGTTGCCTGCAAATCAAATCCAGCCGCCTCTTCCGCTTCTGTTTTCTTCGCAGCTGGCTGGGTTGCTAATTCATTGACTGCACTTGCTGGCTGTTGGTGGAATTCTTGAATCAAACCGTTAGCCGACAACCAACGTTCTGCTAATAATGCAGCCGCACAACCACTACCCGCCGCCGTAATTGCTTGGCGATATTCATGATCTTGCACGTCACCTGCAGCAAACACACCATCTAAACTGGTTTCTGGTGAACCGTGCTTAGTAGCGATGTAATCCAACTCATCCAGTTCTAATTGTCCTTTGAATAGTCCAGTATTGGGAGTGTGACCGATCGCATAAAATAAACCCTTGGCTTGCAGTTGGCTCTCTGCACCAGTTTTATTATTGCGGATTCTCACCCCATCCATATGACTATTACCGAACACATCTACAACTTCTGTGTTCCAATGCACTTGGATTTTTGGGTTACTCAAAACCCGGTCTTGCATCGCTTTAGAAGCCCGCATCACATCAGAGCGTACCAGCAAATTTACCTTAGAACCATATTTAGTTAGATAAATTGACTCTTCCGCTGCCGAGTCACCAGCACCAATCACAGCCAACTCAGCACCGTGGAAAATTGGCGTCGCACCATCACATATTGCACAAGCCGAAATCCCCCGACTCCAAAATGTTTTTTCGCTAGGTAAGCCCAAACGCCTTGCTGTTGCACCAGTGGCGATAATAATAGTGTGAGCCTTCACTTCTCTTTC contains these protein-coding regions:
- a CDS encoding ROK family protein, which translates into the protein MVDSQVIGIDLGGTAMKLGRFSQDGTCLQSLTVATPQPATPKAVLAVMVDAIAQIDPDDQAIAIGVGTPGPADARGRIAKIAINLPEWVDVPLADWLEAKTSKPTVVANDANCAGLGEAWLGAGRPFQNLILLTLGTGVGGAIILNGQLFVGHQGAAGELGLITSNPNGPKCNSGNQGSLEQYTSVTAIRRRTGKEPAELGALAQVGDMEALTFWQEYGRDLGIGLVSLIYVLTPEAVIIGGGVSASFEFFLPAVKAEIEQRVTPMSRVGLKILPAELGNSAGMLGAAKLAINQLTVNS
- a CDS encoding ABC transporter permease, which encodes MAMTKRQLPSFLRFAKNPNLSQRLMFIGIAITLLFLFLAFFAPVFQAWGWLQNPKEFLSNPIHEPPSVKHWFGTSRLGYDVFSRTLFGAQAALQVVILATALSMLIGVPLGMLSGYLGGNLDKVLLFLMDSIYTLPGLLLSVTLAFVVGRGILNAAIAISIAYIPQYYRVVRNHTVSVKTEVFIEAAQAMGASTWVVLSRYLFFNVIQSVPVLFTLNAADAILVLGGLGFLGLGLPEEVPEWGHDLKQALEALPTGIWWTTLFPGLAMTLMVIGLSLVGEGLNEFVNPRLRRQNSIRK
- a CDS encoding element excision factor XisI family protein, giving the protein MDTLDNYRPIVKKVLLPYTQIPYSHAAIECKAVFDSENDSYLLLPSGLSILL
- the trxB gene encoding thioredoxin-disulfide reductase; its protein translation is MTNPTVENLVIIGSGPAGYTAAIYAGRANLKPVVFEGFQAGGLPGGQLMTTTEVENFPGFPQGITGPELMDLMKAQAERWGAELYTEDVISVDLSQRPFTVRSEEREVKAHTIIIATGATARRLGLPSEKTFWSRGISACAICDGATPIFHGAELAVIGAGDSAAEESIYLTKYGSKVNLLVRSDVMRASKAMQDRVLSNPKIQVHWNTEVVDVFGNSHMDGVRIRNNKTGAESQLQAKGLFYAIGHTPNTGLFKGQLELDELDYIATKHGSPETSLDGVFAAGDVQDHEYRQAITAAGSGCAAALLAERWLSANGLIQEFHQQPASAVNELATQPAAKKTEAEEAAGFDLQATRHEGGYALRKLFHDSTRVLLVKYVSPGCGPCHTLKPILNKVVDEFDGKIHFVEIDIDKDREIAENAGVTGTPTIQLFKNQELLKEVKGVKQKSEYRQLIESNL